The following are encoded together in the Salvia hispanica cultivar TCC Black 2014 chromosome 6, UniMelb_Shisp_WGS_1.0, whole genome shotgun sequence genome:
- the LOC125193827 gene encoding probable disease resistance protein RF9: MEEKFHLNPLLHMLSIQKAESGMGFEIFRSNGDSRPSQNPRHHVIHCGREEFKHPTNQDTKSLVSLIFHGGGRYLDNATPSYWESFELLKILDMEDFGMKTLSDTIGKFGELRYLGLRNNYIQEVPRSLKGLKKLQVLDIYLNFLVEMPSIVRKMGCLRNLYMRDAIFRKPLKIGALHDLEILTYISIYDWACKALSLKSENWAFEEVDENSDVGKLFASVAKLERLRHLILRGFCFRSMPCLDEIGAVNGIWELRLIGRLARLPSANNSLQGIFYLTLVNTCLDEDPMPLLEKLPNLYDLKLRNAYTGREMVIQCNGFPCLHILCINESWNLRTMQIGEGAISKLTQLEIKNCPHLETLPEEIGSMENLKKFTMVTTKQIATKIRNTGLTSRVLEEDLYP; the protein is encoded by the coding sequence ATGGAGGAAAAGTTTCATCTCAATCCTCTATTGCACATGCTATCCATCCAAAAAGCTGAAAGTGGAATGGGCTTTGAGATCTTTAGGAGCAATGGGGATAGCAGACCGTCTCAGAATCCTCGTCATCATGTTATCCATTGTGGCAGAGAGGAGTTTAAACATCCCACTAACCAAGACACCAAAAGTCTTGTTTCTCTCATATTCCATGGAGGTGGTCGCTACCTGGACAATGCTACTCCGTCTTATTGGGAGAGTTTTGAACTGCTCAAGATACTCGACATGGAAGATTTTGGGATGAAGACTTTATCAGATACTATCGGCAAATTTGGTGAATTAAGATACTTGGGATTGAGAAACAATTACATACAAGAGGTGCCACGGTCGTTGAAGGGATTGAAAAAGCTTCAAGTTCTTGATATTTATCTGAACTTTTTGGTCGAGATGCCGAGTATCGTAAGGAAAATGGGATGCCTTCGTAATCTGTACATGCGTGATGCGATTTTCCGGAAGCCTTTGAAGATTGGCGCTTTACATGATCTTGAGATCTTGACCTACATCTCGATTTATGATTGGGCATGTAAGGCCTTGAGCTTGAAGTCCGAAAATTGGGCATTTGAAGAAGTTGATGAAAACTCGGATGTAGGCAAGCTCTTTGCATCAGTAGCTAAGTTGGAGAGGCTTCGTCACCTTATCTTGAGAGGGTTTTGTTTCAGAAGTATGCCGTGTTTGGATGAGATTGGTGCTGTAAATGGAATCTGGGAACTCAGACTAATTGGGCGCCTAGCTAGGCTACCAAGTGCCAATAATTCCCTTCAAGGTATTTTTTACTTGACACTGGTAAATACTTGCCTTGACGAAGACCCGATGCCATTACTAGAGAAACTGCCCAACCTATATGACCTCAAACTGCGAAATGCATACACTGGTAGAGAAATGGTGATCCAGTGCAACGGGTTTCCCTGCCTTCACATCCTTTGCATCAATGAGTCGTGGAATCTTAGAACAATGCAAATTGGAGAAGGCGCAATTTCAAAGCTCACGCAACTAGAAATCAAGAACTGTCCACATCTGGAGACACTCCCGGAGGAGATTGGATCAATGGAGAATCTGAAGAAGTTTACGATGgtaacaacaaaacaaattgcAACAAAGATCAGAAACACGGGCCTAACATCCAGAGTATTGGAAGAGGATTTATATCCATGA
- the LOC125197055 gene encoding disease resistance protein RPP13-like has product MGNSIRRRQRKEENLKNRALIECNDCRSINTPEDVILGMIQDLESLQAECTTIDCDWMFKNKIKELRGVLDFLRDLKMEERSSLNYLIAELVEFAYELMDMDINHFTEGTLYNRRVKPLQEKIKLTKMRMINFGADEKNTGDEEEEEVVVGLEKDVKKFLDKVILKKFRLFMVLCIKGMIGIGKTTLARQVYKVGASQYQRHAWVCISSDTSDKEILMKLIEQMVVGYERDSSLEAMNARSLQKMLHQHLQGSSYFIVLDNMSKETQLKYILECLPSRGLSEGRLLLTSRYEFRTKNVNYTHEMKALDSDKSWKLFLKKIDKFTSVENKFTKELERKGREMLQKCGGLPMAIINVARQKAKQRLSGTEWEELFDSIDLSESLKLLEPMYHELGERIKPHFLYLSFFKENAIMREEKMEQIWATNGLDFGQVTRDFASRSILEVVKLQFEKSKCRLNPLLHMISIKKAKEEMGFEILRSNGDCRPSQNARHRVIQCGRDKFDHFTNEDNKQLISLIFHGGGGYLDDTSSSFWESFESLKILDMEDFGVKTLSENIGALIELRYLGLRNNYIQEIPHSLAHLENLEVLDIALNFMVEVPNTIGQMGNLRDLHMSNVIFREPLKLDGLRNLGTLTYISIDDWTYEDPSFEPMYDFQTLGIEEVDENSDIRKLFMSLANLPNLENLFLRGFRFRSMPCLDEIGVIGRLKVLKLDGRIGRLPSADNLPQWIEYIALINTCLDEDPMPILEKTGLLKYLKLRNAYTGREMVIQHGGFHMLEVLCINELWNLIKIQVGEDAMCNLKKLEINNCPHLETLPEQIRSMPDLEKFKMVTTKHIAKKMRNSGLTSEIWEEDIDP; this is encoded by the exons ATGGGAAATTCAATTCGACGGCGGCAAAGGAAAGaagagaatttaaaaaatag GGCTCTTATTGAGTGCAATGATTGTAGAAGCATAAACACGCCAGAGGACGTGATCTTAGGGATGATACAAGATCTCGAGAGTTTGCAAGCTGAATGTACAACCATCGACTGCGACTGGATGttcaagaacaaaattaaagagCTGAGAGGGGTGTTGGATTTCTTGAGAGACTTGAAAATGGAAGAGAGGAGCAgcctaaattatttaatcgCTGAATTGGTCGAGTTCGCTTACGAGCTCATGGACATGGACATTAATCATTTCACAGAAGGTACCCTTTATAACCGTAGGGTCAAGCCCCTCCAAGAAAAGATCAAGCTGACAAAGATGCGGATGATAAACTTTGGAGCTGATGAGAAAAATACTggagacgaagaagaagaggaagttgTGGTGGGGTTGGAGAAAGATGTGAAGAAGTTTCTTGACAaagtgattttaaaaaaatttaggcTCTTTATGGTTTTGTGTATAAAGGGCATGATTGGTATTGGAAAGACGACTCTTGCTAGACAAGTGTACAAGGTTGGCGCTAGCCAGTACCAGCGTCATGCTTGGGTATGCATTTCTAGTGACACGAGTGACAAAGAGATACTTATGAAACTGATAGAGCAAATGGTGGTAGGATATGAAAGAGATTCGTCATTGGAAGCAATGAACGCGCGAAGTCTACAAAAGATGCTTCACCAGCACCTGCAAGGATCGTCATATTTCATAGTTTTGGACAACATGTCGAAAGAAACGCAATTGAAGTACATCTTGGAATGTCTTCCATCTCgag GCCTTAGTGAAGGCAGGTTGCTGTTAACAAGTCGTTATGAGTTTCGAACAAAGAATGTCAATTATACTCATGAAATGAAAGCTTTGGATTCTGACAAGAGCTGGAaattgtttttgaaaaaaattgataaatttacaaGTGTTGAGAACAAATTCACAAAGGAATTGGAGCGGAAGGGCAGAGAGATGTTGCAAAAATGTGGCGGTTTGCCAATGGCTATAATAAATGTTGCAAGGCAGAAAGCAAAACAAAGACTCTCAGGGACTGAATGGGAAGAACtttttgattcaattgatttgagTGAATCATTAAAGTTATTAGAACCGATGTATCATGAATTGGGAGAACGTATCAAGCCACATTTCTTGTATTTGTCCTTTTTTaaggaaaatgcaataatgagagaagaaaaaatggaacAGATTTGGGCTACGAATGGATTAGATTTTGGACAAGTTACAAGGGATTTTGCTAGTAGATCGATTCTAGAAGTTGTGAAGCTGCAGTTCGAGAAATCAAAGTGTCGTCTCAATCCTCTACTACACATGATATCAAtcaaaaaagcaaaagaggAAATGGGCTTTGAGATCTTAAGGAGCAATGGAGACTGTAGGCCCTCCCAGAATGCCCGTCATCGTGTTATCCAGTGTGGCAGAGACAAGTTTGATCATTTCACGAATGAAGATAATAAACAACTTATTTCTCTCATCTTTCATGGAGGTGGTGGCTACTTGGACGACACTAGCTCGTCTTTTTGGGAGAGTTTTGAATCACTCAAAATACTTGACATGGAAGATTTTGGGGTGAAGACTTTATCCGAAAATATTGGAGCATTGATTGAGTTAAGATACTTGGGATTGAGAAACAACTATATACAAGAGATCCCACACTCGTTGGCGCATCTGGAAAACCTTGAGGTTCTTGATATAGCTTTGAACTTTATGGTGGAGGTGCCGAATACTATAGGGCAAATGGGAAACCTTCGTGATCTCCACATGTCTAATGTGATTTTCCGGGAGCCTTTGAAATTAGATGGGCTGCGGAATCTGGGGACCCTAACATACATCTCGATTGATGATTGGACATACGAGGACCCAAGCTTCGAGCCAATGTATGACTTCCAAACGTTGGGCATTGAAGAAGTTGATGAAAACTCGGATATAAGAAAGCTCTTTATGTCACTAGCTAACCTTCCAAACCTTGAAAATCTTTTCTTAAGAGGGTTTCGTTTTAGAAGCATGCCATGTTTGGATGAAATTGGTGTTATAGGAAGACTCAAGGTACTAAAACTAGATGGGCGCATAGGTAGGCTACCAAGTGCAGATAATCTACCTCAATGGATTGAGTACATAGCATTGATAAATACTTGTCTTGATGAAGACCCCATGCCAATATTAGAGAAGACTGGTCTCCTAAAATACCTCAAATTGCGAAATGCATACACTGGTCGAGAAATGGTGATCCAACATGGTGGATTTCACATGCTGGAAGTGCTTTGCATCAATGAATTGTGGAATCTAATAAAGATACAAGTTGGTGAAGATGCAATGTGTAATCTCAAGAAACTTGAAATCAACAACTGTCCACATCTGGAGACACTCCCGGAACAGATTAGGTCGATGCCTGACCTTGAAAAGTTTAAGATGGTAACAACCAAACACATTGcaaaaaagatgagaaattCAGGTTTGACCTCCGAAATTTGGGAGGAAGATATCGATCCATAG
- the LOC125193560 gene encoding probable disease resistance protein At1g58602, with protein sequence MDAIWDIINELMDARYIYENINSSMLEAKLEEMENMSYFLGRLESGERSKLKYLIADLVEIAQDVADIGCEGTDMDNFYRELNPLQDQIKMLKSRMINFATDEKRGGGEEAEEVVVGLEEAMKQLVEKTILNKDMRFQTLSIKGMIGIGKTTLARQVYKAVEGQFQRRAWVCLSSGTSKKEILMELIQQMEVGYGGLIERDSSLEEMDNRSLQRILRQHLQGMAYFIVFDNTLEEMLLKSILKVLPREECGSRLLFTSCYEYRRIYVYHTHEMKALDSDKSWRLFLKTIDKLTSVENKFSKELERKGKEMLKKCGGLPIAILDVARQKAKQRLSGMEWEELFDSVDLRESLKLLEPMYHKLDQLEKPRFLHMSHFKENAIIREEKLEQIWMASGFDQARISANGLVSQSIIDVLPGGKKKFHLNSVLHMLCIQKAEEEMGFEIYRSNGDSRPSQNPRHRVIHCGREEFKHSTNQDGKHLISLIVHGGGGYLDNASPSYWESFELLKILDMEDFGIKTLWDDIGKLDELRYLGLRNNYIKEVPRSLGGLKNLQALDIYLNFLVEMPDIIREMGCLRNLYMRDVICRKPLKIDALPHLEILTYISIYDWTYEASCLETMEILLKLGVEEVDEDSDVDKLFASLAKLVSLDHLILKGFRFRSMPCLDGIGALEGVFQLRLDGHLARLPNSLEGISYLTLVNSCLNEDPMPVLEKLPNLQELKLRNAYTGREMVIQCNGFPWLSVLCINELWNLRKMQIGEGAMPFLRELEIKNCPRLETLPEEIGSMENLKKFTMVTTKQIATKIRNSGLTSRIVEEDIYP encoded by the exons ATGGACGCGATCTGGGATATTATTAACGAGCTGATGGATGCGCGTTATATTTATGAGAATATCAACTCTTCCATGCTGGAGGCCAAACTCGAAGAGATGGAAAACATGAGCTATTTCTTGGGACGCTTGGAATCGGGAGAGAGGAGTAAGCTAAAATATTTGATTGCGGACCTTGTCGAGATTGCTCAAGATGTCGCGGACATTGGATGTGAAGGCACTGACATGGATAATTTCTACAGGGAGTTGAATCCCCTCCAAGATCAGATCAAGATGTTAAAATCACGCATGATAAACTTTGCAACCGATGAAaaaagaggaggaggagaagaagcaGAGGAAGTTGTGGTGGGGTTGGAGGAAGCCATGAAGCAATTGGTTGAGAAAACGATTTTAAACAAGGATATGCGCTTTCAGACTTTGTCTATCAAAGGCATGATTGGTATCGGGAAAACAACTCTTGCCAGGCAAGTCTACAAGGCCGTTGAGGGCCAATTCCAGCGTCGTGCGTGGGTATGCCTTTCTAGTGGCACGagtaagaaagagatattAATGGAATTGATACAACAGATGGAAGTTGGATATGGTGGACTAATTGAACGTGATTCGTCGTTGGAAGAAATGGACAATCGAAGTCTCCAACGGATACTTCGCCAGCATCTCCAAGGAATGGCATATTTCATAGTTTTCGACAACACGTTGGAAGAAATGCTATTGAAATCCATCTTGAAAGTTCTTCCGCGTGAAG AGTGTGGAAGTAGGTTGTTGTTCACAAGTTGCTATGAGTATAGAAGAATATACGTCTATCATACTCATGAGATGAAAGCTTTGGATTCTGATAAAAGCTGGCGATTGTTTTTGAAAACAATTGATAAACTTACAAGTGTTGAGAATAAATTCTCAAAGGAGTTGGAGAGGAAGGGAAAAGAGATGCTGAAAAAATGTGGGGGTTTGCCGATAGCTATACTAGATGTTGCAAGGCAGAAAGCAAAACAAAGGCTTTCAGGTATGGAATGGGAAGAACTTTTTGATTCAGTTGATTTACGCGAATCACTGAAGTTATTAGAACCGATGTATCATAAATTGGATCAACTAGAAAAGCCACGTTTCTTGCATATGTCCCATTTTaaggaaaatgcaataataaGGGAAGAAAAGTTGGAACAGATTTGGATGGCAAGTGGATTCGACCAAGCAAGAATTTCGGCTAACGGCTTAGTTAGTCAATCTATTATTGATGTCCTTCCTGgagggaaaaaaaagtttcacCTCAATTCTGTATTACATATGCTATGCATCCAAAAAGCAGAGGAGGAAATGGGCTTTGAGATATATAGGAGCAATGGAGATAGTAGACCCTCTCAGAATCCTCGTCATCGTGTTATCCATTGTGGCAGAGAGGAGTTTAAACATTCCACAAATCAAGACGGGAAACACCTTATTTCTCTCATTGTCCACGGAGGTGGTGGCTACTTAGACAATGCTAGTCCGTCTTATTGGGAGAGTTTTGAACTACTCAAAATACTCGACATGGAAGATTTTGGGATCAAGACGTTATGGGATGATATCGGGAAATTGGATGAATTAAGATACTTgggattgagaaataattatataaaagagGTGCCACGGTCGTTGGGGGGCTTGAAAAATCTTCAGGCTCTTGATATATATCTGAACTTTTTGGTCGAGATGCCGGATATCATAAGGGAAATGGGGTGCCTTCGTAACCTATACATGCGCGATGTGATTTGCCGGAAGCCTTTGAAGATAGACGCTTTACCTCATCTTGAGATCTTGACCTACATCTCGATTTATGATTGGACATATGAGGCCTCATGCTTGGAGACCATGGAAATTCTCCTAAAATTGGGTGTTGAAGAAGTTGATGAAGACTCGGATGTCGACAAGCTCTTTGCTTCACTAGCTAAGTTGGTGAGCCTTGATCACCTTATCTTGAAGGGATTCCGTTTTAGAAGTATGCCGTGTTTGGATGGGATTGGCGCTTTAGAGGGAGTCTTTCAACTCAGACTGGATGGGCACCTAGCTAGGCTACCAAATTCCCTTGAAGGTATTTCTTATTTGACTTTGGTAAATAGTTGCCTTAATGAAGACCCGATGCCGGTACTAGAGAAACTGCCCAACCTACAAGAACTCAAACTGCGGAATGCATACACTGGTAGGGAAATGGTGATCCAGTGCAACGGGTTTCCCTGGCTTAGTGTCCTTTGCATCAATGAGTTGTGGAATCTTAGAAAAATGCAAATTGGAGAAGGTGCAATGCCATTCCTTAGGGAACTAGAAATCAAGAACTGTCCACGTCTTGAGACCCTCCCGGAGGAGATTGGGTCAATGGAGAATCTGAAGAAGTTTACGATGGTAACAACCAAACAAATTGCAACAAAGATCAGAAACTCAGGCCTAACATCCAGAATAGTGGAGGAGGATATATATCCATGA